The stretch of DNA GTCAGGTCGGCACCCGCATCACCCGCGTGCGCATAACGCAGGGCAGGCACGTTTCCGTCGGCATCGGCCTTCAGGAGCACTTCGACGTTTTCCGGTTCGTTGTAGCTTTCGGCATAGGCCATCAGGCGGCGCACTCCTTGCAGACCGGGCCGTCGGGGCCCATATGGTCAAGTTGGCTGCGGTGCTTGACCAGGAAGCACTCCGAGCAGATGAACTCGTCTCCCTGCATGGGAATGACGGTCACCGAGGAATCCTCGTTGCTCAAATCCGCACCGGGCAACTCGTAATCCTCGGCGATGGCGTTCTCGTCGTCGTCGATGTCCTCGGCGGAGTCCCTGCTGCTTTTACTCAACGCCTGAAGGGATTCCTCGTCCTCGTCCTTGTTGCGAGGGGAATCATAATCTTGGGCCATTTCGCCTTCCTTTCTTTTGGTTCTCGGTATGTGCTACCGATGGCTGGCACCTCTAAATGTCTTTTACGGGCAAAAGGATACACGATTTCGCAAATTCGTAAAGTACGACACGAGGGACATAATGGAATAAAGTAAAATTCTTGTAGTTTTATTGTTGTAGGAAAGTGGTGCTCGCATGTCAATCAGTTCAGTTACGGATGCTCGGTTCGACCATGTCGACGAGGATGGCGAGCTGGTGTTCGTTTCGAAGGGATTGAAGTTCCGGATACCGGTGGATGACACGTTGGAGCATGCCATTCTCGAGGCACGCCAAATACTTAGCGAGGCCGAGGAAATCAATAATCCAGGACTGGCGCAAACCCTACCAATATCAAGCATTCAGGCACTGATCAGAGCCGGCGCGCAGCCTGAAAAAGTGGCCGAGAAATACGGTCTGAGCCAGGCGTTGGTACGACGTTTTTCCGCCGCGGTCGAGACGGAAAAGCAATACGCCATCGAACAGTTCCTTGCCGTTTCCGCACCCAAAGGAAGCAAGGTCCACTCTGTCGAAGATCTCATCGCGTGTACGCTCGCCGCCGCCCGCATCGGCATGGAATCCGTCAAGTGGGGCGCGACACGCCGGGGAAGGGAACCTTGGCTGATTACGGCGACATTCAGCACCCAGCGCAATCGCATACGTGCCGAATGGACGTGGAATATGCATGACAACACCGTCGAATGCCAGAACACGGCGGCGCAGATACTGCTCGGCGAGACGGACACCAGCATTCAACGTGAACGTACCGGCGAGAAGACGTCGGATGCAGCCGCTCAGGTCGTCGGCTCAGGGCAAACGCAGGAAAACACCGAAGGCACCGCCACGAACGCAACGGCATCGTCGGCTAGAAGCGATGACAATGACGCGATGGCAGCGTCGACGTTTGCCGCATCGCAGGCCCTGCCCGGTGATTCCGTGCGTTCCGCGCGAATCGCCAGCACCGTGGCCTCCATGCAGGAACAGACACATGAGGAGCCCGAGACTTCCCAGCCCCGTTCTGGCGCAGATCCGGTTTCCGACGGCAACGCCGAAGACAATTCCGTCGCCATGGGTTCCGTCTCCCTGCCTTACCCGGCACCAACCATAGGCCGACAGTCGACTTCAACAAATCCTCAAACCCCGTCTATGACGGCGACGCCAAGCGTGCCGGCGGATGCCATGTCGCTACCGCTGCCCGACCGCACCAACGAAACGCCGTCGCAGACCTTCAGCGTACTCGGCAACGAGTCGCCGCAACAGCCCGGAACCGACCATTCCGACACGGCCCAACTTGCCGACGAACGCAATCAGACGGCGAAAGACGGCAACAACGGTAGCGAACACCACGATCACAAACACGGCAAGCGCAAATCGGGACGTTCCGCTGTGCCCAGTTGGGACGAGATTCTGTTCGGAGAATGATATTTCTCGCTTTCTTGCATTGATGTCTATTGCAGTGATGCCTGTCAGCCTGATCGGATATTCGGCTGGCAGGCATCATCGTCTCACAAAACAGGAC from Bifidobacterium sp. ESL0800 encodes:
- a CDS encoding DUF4193 domain-containing protein encodes the protein MAQDYDSPRNKDEDEESLQALSKSSRDSAEDIDDDENAIAEDYELPGADLSNEDSSVTVIPMQGDEFICSECFLVKHRSQLDHMGPDGPVCKECAA
- the sepH gene encoding septation protein SepH, with amino-acid sequence MSISSVTDARFDHVDEDGELVFVSKGLKFRIPVDDTLEHAILEARQILSEAEEINNPGLAQTLPISSIQALIRAGAQPEKVAEKYGLSQALVRRFSAAVETEKQYAIEQFLAVSAPKGSKVHSVEDLIACTLAAARIGMESVKWGATRRGREPWLITATFSTQRNRIRAEWTWNMHDNTVECQNTAAQILLGETDTSIQRERTGEKTSDAAAQVVGSGQTQENTEGTATNATASSARSDDNDAMAASTFAASQALPGDSVRSARIASTVASMQEQTHEEPETSQPRSGADPVSDGNAEDNSVAMGSVSLPYPAPTIGRQSTSTNPQTPSMTATPSVPADAMSLPLPDRTNETPSQTFSVLGNESPQQPGTDHSDTAQLADERNQTAKDGNNGSEHHDHKHGKRKSGRSAVPSWDEILFGE